The following coding sequences are from one bacterium window:
- a CDS encoding ThuA domain-containing protein, translating into MRTLVMILMLAVSLASAGLPTSAQQNMLQVKAGKPVGTIKVAIEIAESSNGRVAPNACYRIDSLCKAEGWEDSIVVGTDIDSASKLANYSVVVTGDDGYTDNDFRTYQDALKDWVRNGGGFVGLGWIVFGAYRDSAWQMDSIMAVTAAGDYGFTTTGQVRVDDSTNPVTQNVRDFDIQAYGEYANAGLQPGATALGDYTADSGKASIAVREVGAGRSVYLGPIYFGTFQGYSNEPYYDDTNAMRLLKQAIEWAASRESTAISGPRTAPLQRAGLGAAAPNPFRFQTTIDYSLVSAGWASFAVYDLAGNLVRTLVADALPAGPGKVTWNGTDDKGRTVAPGVYICHLQARGTSLSRKLVVR; encoded by the coding sequence ATGAGGACGTTAGTAATGATACTCATGCTGGCCGTGTCGCTGGCCTCGGCCGGGCTGCCGACCTCGGCGCAGCAGAACATGCTGCAGGTGAAGGCCGGGAAGCCGGTCGGCACGATCAAGGTGGCAATCGAGATCGCCGAAAGCTCCAACGGGCGAGTTGCGCCCAACGCCTGCTACCGGATAGATTCGCTCTGCAAAGCCGAGGGCTGGGAGGATTCAATCGTCGTCGGCACCGACATCGACTCGGCCTCAAAGCTCGCCAACTACAGCGTCGTCGTCACCGGCGACGATGGGTACACCGACAACGACTTCAGAACCTATCAGGACGCGCTCAAGGACTGGGTACGGAACGGCGGTGGATTCGTCGGTCTGGGATGGATTGTCTTTGGCGCGTACCGCGACAGTGCCTGGCAGATGGACTCGATAATGGCGGTCACCGCCGCCGGCGACTACGGCTTCACGACCACCGGCCAGGTTCGTGTTGACGACAGCACGAACCCGGTGACTCAGAATGTGCGTGACTTCGACATCCAAGCATACGGGGAGTACGCTAACGCCGGGCTTCAGCCCGGAGCGACTGCGCTGGGTGACTACACGGCGGACAGCGGTAAGGCCTCAATCGCGGTGCGTGAGGTCGGAGCCGGGCGTTCGGTGTATCTGGGACCCATATACTTCGGGACCTTCCAGGGCTACAGCAACGAACCCTACTACGATGATACCAATGCCATGCGGCTGTTGAAGCAGGCCATCGAATGGGCGGCGTCAAGAGAGTCGACCGCAATCAGCGGGCCGCGGACTGCTCCGCTGCAGCGTGCCGGGCTGGGCGCGGCTGCACCGAATCCGTTCCGGTTCCAGACGACCATCGACTACAGCCTTGTGTCTGCAGGCTGGGCGAGTTTTGCAGTGTATGACCTCGCGGGAAACCTGGTGAGGACACTTGTAGCCGACGCACTGCCGGCCGGCCCTGGAAAGGTGACTTGGAATGGCACCGACGACAAGGGCAGAACCGTCGCGCCGGGGGTCTACATCTGCCATCTGCAAGCCAGGGGCACCAGTCTTTCCCGCAAGCTCGTAGTCAGGTAA
- a CDS encoding exo-alpha-sialidase, translating into MRSGILLCLLSAASLPLLSCRHSLPSNHPPDMPAPPSGPRSLWPGETVKFWASTSDPDYQDSVSFQFDWGDGDTSAWTPFSESAGAGVQHAWFNQGTYGVRARARDVRDAESGWSGSLHVSIAAVGFAPNVSVDHGHSCGHPSIAVGPPSGEYQPIYVAMQDGQSIAFQKSTDAGASWLADNQIVGQGSGPHVAADADGGIYIVLAEANRVYCVHSFDGGATWSSPARIDDCDSARYIYSVYVATSTTGHLFCAWNDERGGSSNLWTSISTDRGVTWSPNVNTASGLVRGVCVQPGTSDCFMATDDEYGGAIVYRSRDMGQTFEPGVQVSDDWSPREARVAADREHVVAAYVGGSGNGVTRARTLYTTPDTWGPCTSVTDVSRNSYDIALAMSASGRVHTAQMTNRNDGRYDIYYACSSDHGATWDTIERVNDDMTGDKWYPDIGADSAGYAYIVWEDGRVSNPGVWFSTNNPRPAVAGFRGRDTQQLQPRGKCIGPRGGTATASRLKPQARADVVHE; encoded by the coding sequence ATGAGGTCCGGCATCCTGCTTTGCCTGCTGTCCGCGGCGTCACTTCCTTTGCTCTCATGTCGCCACAGCCTCCCATCGAACCACCCACCGGACATGCCCGCACCGCCTTCCGGTCCGAGGTCGCTCTGGCCGGGCGAAACGGTCAAGTTCTGGGCCTCCACCTCTGACCCGGACTATCAGGACAGCGTTTCGTTTCAGTTTGACTGGGGAGACGGCGACACGTCAGCTTGGACTCCGTTCTCCGAGTCTGCCGGTGCCGGGGTGCAGCATGCCTGGTTCAATCAAGGAACATACGGAGTCCGTGCCCGTGCCCGAGACGTCAGGGATGCCGAGTCCGGCTGGTCTGGCTCTCTTCACGTCTCCATTGCCGCCGTCGGGTTCGCGCCGAACGTGAGCGTCGATCATGGTCATTCGTGCGGCCATCCATCCATCGCCGTCGGTCCGCCTTCGGGCGAGTACCAACCAATCTACGTCGCCATGCAGGACGGTCAGAGCATAGCATTTCAGAAATCAACCGACGCGGGCGCGAGCTGGCTGGCTGACAACCAAATTGTCGGTCAGGGATCCGGCCCGCACGTAGCGGCTGACGCCGACGGCGGCATCTACATCGTCTTAGCGGAAGCGAATCGCGTCTATTGCGTTCACTCGTTCGATGGCGGCGCAACCTGGTCTTCGCCCGCCAGGATCGACGACTGCGACTCAGCGCGTTACATATACTCGGTGTACGTTGCCACCAGCACGACCGGCCATCTCTTTTGCGCATGGAACGACGAGCGCGGGGGGAGCTCTAATCTCTGGACGTCAATATCCACCGACCGGGGAGTAACCTGGAGCCCGAACGTGAACACGGCCAGCGGGTTGGTGCGCGGTGTCTGCGTTCAGCCCGGCACCAGTGATTGCTTCATGGCCACAGACGACGAATATGGGGGCGCCATTGTGTATCGTTCGCGGGACATGGGACAGACGTTTGAGCCGGGAGTTCAGGTGTCGGACGACTGGAGTCCGCGCGAGGCCCGCGTGGCCGCTGACCGCGAGCACGTCGTGGCCGCCTATGTCGGCGGCTCTGGGAATGGCGTCACGAGGGCGCGAACGCTCTACACGACCCCGGACACCTGGGGGCCGTGTACGAGTGTAACTGACGTGTCACGCAACTCGTACGACATCGCCCTGGCGATGTCGGCGAGCGGACGGGTTCACACAGCGCAAATGACGAACCGTAACGATGGACGCTACGACATATACTACGCGTGTTCCTCAGACCACGGCGCAACATGGGATACTATCGAACGGGTCAATGACGACATGACAGGAGACAAATGGTATCCCGACATCGGCGCCGACTCGGCCGGCTACGCATACATAGTGTGGGAGGACGGGCGTGTGAGCAATCCCGGGGTCTGGTTCTCGACCAACAACCCGCGGCCCGCAGTGGCGGGTTTTCGGGGACGCGATACGCAACAGCTTCAGCCGCGCGGCAAATGCATCGGGCCACGCGGTGGCACCGCCACGGCCTCACGCCTCAAGCCACAAGCCCGCGCGGACGTAGTCCACGAGTGA